One Microscilla marina ATCC 23134 DNA window includes the following coding sequences:
- a CDS encoding RHS repeat-associated core domain-containing protein, whose translation MKKHQTLKKNKPPKYLGKFGRGWSTLKAGLLLVSLLAISHFAQAQVTYNTWLGGHNNNDWNTAANWDQSRVPLATDHVKINAGTVNLNGSHTTAGFWVTNVATVNIGAANTLTVNGSSTITNGQLNGGKLISNGSNTHDFFTTNATLFTEVEAVAREVNLTSSQFHEKVRFTKMLNASYSNGNTYHQEATFIGKGGSAWYVSYAAADTFKSHIIVGGDSGTYVTVGSQSFTTTLLDGKKVLIDQNNSTFAGLSLIKLHQKGSTLQNFDLQGTLVLKNCIWEAAAVTSVNARVLSAYSVYHGEAIFEAGHYPQSQSYGNTYHQEASFTVSNSSNYGWYVSRTDPDIFHEDVTLGGHVYSLMYFGGDQTTIIPDGKALKLAPNNYYPTVLDIKNVHQQGNTPQELHAGQNVHLTNNQWEGELSVKAVRIIGKNSTYHNNVSFSSGSYPGGSINGDTYHKQMTINHTGAYDWHIANTTPNIYHGALLLRVEGQGKLHMAYGAGTHRFAHDIVLERKHAVGKVVFGAGGGQTILEGDNLQTIRAVTGKVGEADFHHLKINKTTNHVDLQTNINIVGTLEFAQGLVKATPESSGLLTFDTNGSYQNISATSHASGQVRKKGTGDFTFPLGDGTQLHPLTLSNLSTLAWINAYYKGSNQPTGQAVGGVCYKMNDCEHWVVKSTSPVSFQAAVGTANACDLPAKPVLMWYNNTDWETLNTTHNTSSQTLNANQTTGTLKNITHYLTYGEAVEVGPISTAGNGGVTCQNTSHTYTVPLVADAAYQWTVPAGWTITQGQGTHQMTVNIGANAATGGNEIQVTYTKNGCTTLPGKFIVIINPVPTTAGTISGASEVCVATQNLNYSVTAIGGADEYVWTLPVGMVQAGTGVSGTINTQDNFINVDVLGSFNGGDITVKGSNAQCSAGIESTLAVTQKAGANVVLTITQQNTCSTAADGSIEVTTDAVSYTLFKNGQEVSTHKDVAVSTSPFTIANLGDGDYYLKVMQSGGCNTLSDTVTLKTDDLVWVRQLGSSGLDDVYASATDAVGNVYVTGVFNQTLTLGEGAHQVTLSTSGAYDMFVAKYSPDGKLQWAKKAGGNLDDYANNIDVDAAGNVYVTGFFKGTATFEHIVVATPTPHNVLNSNMFVAKYDTQGNLLWFNRSSDAHVAQGKGVKVDPSGNVFVSGWFYSTIDFNGAKQMTSAGRSDPFLAKYDANGNFLWAQSGGSDTLDHAYNMEVDQAGNAYLLGNFADTSTFSGQTIESKGLQDFFVAKYTPTGTLAWIKSGGGSGNESVQTKAVVDAAGNVYLAGYFNQNISFDGQQLTSSTSIFDMFVVKYNAQGSLQWAQAGNSSFGIVATGIALAPTGDVYVGGWSQGQTYLGTNQQLLQSEGLVGFVAQYTPDGIVKQIDKKITGPKVVNSTWPFWVNNLNIVGQNELYMIGGLATTATYGNTTSLTNKGSVDGYLAKFSNKGTATLTGITGTANGCAGATQNYLATGVSGVTSYNWELSAGLEEAGTGRTGTFSTNTPQVAVTFLAGNASGTIKVSGTGSCGVTAVVTQAVSIGTTPTGTGTITGAAADCANQTASFSTTAIAGASQYIWTFTPDDSNIAPTITTTNTPAYSFALSHSGQLTVKGSNSCGEGALSNPLAVIVHPLPEVTAGSASVTTCMNAMGGELAFNLAFSGAATYTVLKNGALYNNLVDQTATAGTLNLSSLPLGTYQVTLTTAQGCVATSSNTVTDGSPVITGIETSAISCDASKMGVFANSKIRFDIRTGKVPAGFADYTYALLDEQGNVIVPETVISNAGNILAVDDVVLTVPNPVQGAEYALVLKAYKNLDPVSTGCTTCRVTYCEARKNIKFATLGINASLLGDDPQYVCDAAGTKTIQFQVGVTTNDLSLAPAGGFKMELYSESAGLVASKTEATLPANNSWNIDNIGVGKYTAYFYGGLNNYNCQKKVTFEVEDLEVDITMNTTSETCLNAQDGKANVVVVGAKKEVTYEWQKADGTVLKDDQGNTITAASIEDLAPGDYKLIVTVGGICPNEKPFTIEAYKPLVELLVAEVALQECEVVAHAELTTEGAAQYPNGAYKITWYELPIDDSFTPGNEQDSTKYAFIYEATVLAAVSSTEPDIKDTIPRDKMESEGWYYIEISGPDGCVVKGEYTHIEKPRIKRVYDLSLRWKTPEVKPKEPELPRFEFDVAFQDAKETINTQTSKCIEDQQDVLAATFKANCVAPDDELSVTFEQKQHHYTLYYFDRAGQLTQTVPPAGVKPLTTATRSQRPAHTMRTTYNYNSLGQMVNQHTPDGGTTNFVHDDKGRIRFSQNDKQKDENAYAYVKYDALGRTIEAGRATQFIDNGQTLAFPANAFEIGQVNLNDVLAGNNSFPNTGLSEQVLSFYNVPGAFANDQHTDKNAFYFNEANTQTYLRNRVSYTLAYNQGSTDPVRTYFSYDPHGNVTWLVQETPGLDNGKTGSEKFNYRMHLAYDYDLISGKVLKVRFNDDTSRADRFLHRYAYDEDNRLTLVETSRDGYIWDKDAKYDYYLHGPLKRTELGEDKIQGVDYAYTIHGWIKGMNSPILDVNQDLGGDGKSGSAFAPDVWGMSLTFYDGDFVHNNGNSAFAHTGAYTLKPGANRNLYNGNIATWTSALRGVSQHQQIQRAFQYKYDRLNRIKTAHMYEWNGTAWATAATNNALHTNYSYDGNGNLLTLKRYDKTGSLLDDLTYSYKTKTINGIAQPINQLDKVTDAVTGNKIEKEVTGTNQYDYDDIGNLVHDHAEDIVIVWNIQGKVSEVRPATDTSKKPHIRYWYDASGNRLKKEVSYSPTIAAATDNRGGFVRSFADAPEKVKVSYYTRDVDGNTMAIYDQAYDQTNSTWKTTQKELSLYGSERLGTVETSQPLSNVSGITNAVARLVGEKRYELKDHLGNVRSVVTDQKRYIEENGLFTEYANVRTFKNYYPFGMKQPGDEIDPMLTPASLPTAWTVVTQQGWEGDPQQNALKVSLSTTPTTALWEVSKTHDSKVQGTYQIGFDLVLETNSDNQLTITVKDSVSGQVLKEQVFTTAGSHQVGYQAIGDKTQVVFKLTDPTPNVGSLLEVVGITFNKTDFGDYRYGFNGKENDQEWGKLIQDYGARLYNPALGRWWSADPKESKYPSLSSYHAMGNNPIITIDPDGKENIVVIGNQGVTLSADRRAYPNNPEKSMFLQAGIEEARTLKNNKTQNGEATTIIVYEGTYTKIQLSYYKRIAAESKVNFIVVKNNKQLVTYVNKSGGYVNGKRSKRWKDLITDFSYIGHAGPEALYTGYEADGKKKSIKESLDPWKISSEAFHKNAFCHLNGCGTGADKIVQRNGSVVKGDYAVFLRFKGGKKYRGLARSLKTYRTPIYWRFNGEYKPSVFRYARPINRKFLLKKKKLGREKNPTRNNNNNLNTGSQKNTRVNGRALK comes from the coding sequence ATGAAAAAGCATCAAACTTTGAAAAAAAACAAACCCCCCAAGTATTTAGGGAAATTTGGGCGCGGTTGGTCTACGCTGAAGGCAGGCCTGCTTTTGGTAAGCCTATTGGCAATCAGTCACTTTGCCCAGGCACAGGTCACCTACAATACCTGGCTGGGAGGCCACAACAACAACGATTGGAACACTGCTGCCAACTGGGATCAGAGCAGGGTGCCATTGGCTACCGATCACGTAAAAATTAATGCAGGAACCGTGAACCTGAATGGCTCGCATACCACTGCCGGCTTTTGGGTAACCAATGTAGCCACGGTTAATATTGGCGCTGCTAACACCCTGACGGTTAACGGAAGCTCAACTATTACTAATGGGCAACTCAATGGTGGAAAACTGATAAGTAATGGCAGCAATACGCATGATTTCTTCACTACCAATGCTACTTTATTTACTGAGGTAGAAGCTGTTGCCAGGGAGGTGAATTTAACAAGTTCACAGTTTCACGAAAAGGTGCGTTTTACCAAAATGCTTAACGCGTCTTATAGCAATGGTAATACCTACCACCAAGAGGCTACTTTTATAGGCAAAGGTGGATCGGCCTGGTACGTTTCCTATGCAGCAGCAGACACCTTTAAAAGCCACATCATTGTAGGTGGAGATAGTGGAACTTATGTAACCGTAGGAAGTCAAAGTTTTACAACTACCCTGTTGGATGGGAAAAAAGTGTTGATAGACCAAAATAATTCAACATTTGCTGGGCTGTCCCTCATCAAACTACATCAAAAAGGAAGCACTCTACAAAACTTTGATCTTCAAGGCACATTGGTTCTGAAAAACTGTATTTGGGAAGCCGCCGCAGTAACTTCTGTCAATGCGAGGGTTTTAAGTGCCTACTCTGTATATCATGGAGAAGCCATATTTGAGGCAGGTCATTATCCACAGAGTCAGAGTTATGGCAATACCTATCATCAAGAAGCATCTTTTACGGTTTCTAATTCAAGTAACTATGGCTGGTATGTTTCCAGAACAGACCCAGACATTTTTCACGAAGATGTAACTTTGGGAGGGCATGTTTACAGCCTTATGTACTTTGGGGGAGACCAAACCACCATTATTCCTGATGGAAAAGCACTAAAACTGGCGCCTAATAATTACTATCCTACAGTGCTCGATATTAAAAACGTACACCAGCAAGGGAATACCCCTCAAGAGCTGCATGCCGGACAAAACGTGCATTTGACAAATAACCAGTGGGAAGGCGAGCTCTCAGTAAAAGCGGTACGAATCATTGGTAAAAACTCTACTTATCACAACAATGTGTCTTTTTCATCTGGCTCTTACCCTGGAGGTTCTATCAACGGGGATACTTACCACAAACAAATGACCATTAACCACACTGGTGCCTACGACTGGCACATAGCCAACACCACCCCTAATATTTATCATGGGGCATTGTTGCTAAGGGTAGAAGGTCAGGGAAAGCTACACATGGCATATGGGGCAGGTACGCACCGTTTTGCCCACGACATAGTGCTGGAAAGAAAACATGCTGTAGGTAAAGTGGTGTTTGGTGCTGGCGGTGGGCAAACCATATTAGAAGGAGACAACCTGCAAACCATCAGAGCAGTAACGGGCAAAGTCGGAGAGGCTGATTTTCATCACTTAAAAATTAACAAAACTACAAACCATGTAGACCTGCAAACCAATATCAATATTGTAGGTACCCTTGAGTTTGCTCAAGGGTTGGTCAAGGCTACCCCCGAAAGTAGTGGCTTGCTCACGTTTGATACCAACGGAAGCTACCAAAATATCTCTGCCACCAGCCACGCATCGGGGCAAGTGCGTAAAAAGGGCACTGGAGACTTTACTTTTCCGTTGGGCGATGGTACCCAATTACATCCGCTCACCCTCAGCAACTTATCGACCCTTGCCTGGATCAATGCTTACTATAAGGGCAGCAACCAACCCACTGGACAAGCAGTAGGAGGTGTTTGTTACAAAATGAACGATTGTGAGCATTGGGTAGTAAAAAGTACCTCTCCGGTAAGCTTTCAGGCGGCAGTAGGCACTGCCAACGCTTGCGACTTGCCCGCCAAGCCAGTATTGATGTGGTACAACAATACCGACTGGGAAACGCTGAATACTACCCACAATACGAGTAGTCAAACCCTCAACGCCAACCAAACCACGGGTACTTTAAAAAATATTACACATTACCTTACTTATGGAGAGGCAGTAGAGGTAGGTCCCATTAGTACCGCTGGCAACGGAGGCGTTACCTGTCAAAACACCAGCCATACCTATACGGTACCTTTAGTAGCCGATGCTGCCTATCAATGGACCGTGCCCGCAGGTTGGACCATTACCCAAGGGCAAGGCACCCACCAGATGACGGTAAACATAGGTGCCAATGCCGCTACCGGAGGCAATGAAATACAAGTAACCTATACCAAAAATGGTTGCACTACCTTGCCCGGTAAGTTTATTGTCATTATAAACCCAGTGCCTACTACAGCGGGTACCATCAGTGGAGCAAGCGAGGTATGTGTGGCTACCCAAAACCTCAACTATTCGGTAACAGCCATTGGCGGTGCCGACGAATATGTATGGACCTTGCCCGTGGGCATGGTACAAGCGGGTACCGGGGTGAGTGGCACCATCAATACCCAGGACAACTTCATCAATGTAGATGTATTGGGCAGTTTCAATGGTGGAGACATTACAGTGAAAGGCAGCAATGCCCAGTGCAGTGCTGGAATAGAGAGTACTTTAGCCGTGACCCAAAAGGCGGGAGCTAATGTGGTTCTGACCATTACCCAGCAAAACACCTGTAGTACGGCTGCCGATGGTAGTATAGAGGTAACCACCGATGCGGTTTCTTACACTTTGTTTAAAAACGGGCAAGAGGTAAGCACCCACAAAGACGTGGCGGTAAGTACCTCGCCTTTTACTATTGCCAATTTGGGCGATGGTGACTATTACCTGAAGGTAATGCAAAGCGGAGGCTGTAATACCTTGAGTGATACGGTGACCCTCAAAACCGATGACTTGGTGTGGGTGAGGCAACTGGGTTCGTCAGGTTTAGATGATGTATATGCTTCGGCTACCGATGCCGTCGGAAACGTGTATGTGACAGGGGTTTTTAACCAAACACTTACTTTGGGCGAAGGCGCCCACCAGGTAACATTAAGCACTAGTGGGGCTTATGATATGTTTGTGGCAAAATACTCACCAGATGGCAAGCTACAGTGGGCAAAAAAAGCCGGGGGTAACCTCGATGACTACGCCAATAACATAGATGTAGATGCCGCCGGAAACGTATATGTGACGGGTTTTTTCAAAGGTACCGCTACTTTCGAGCATATTGTCGTGGCTACTCCCACTCCCCATAATGTATTAAATTCTAATATGTTTGTAGCCAAGTATGATACCCAGGGCAACCTGCTGTGGTTCAACCGCAGCAGCGATGCCCATGTAGCACAAGGCAAAGGGGTAAAAGTAGATCCATCAGGAAATGTGTTTGTCAGTGGTTGGTTTTATAGCACCATAGATTTCAATGGGGCAAAACAAATGACCTCAGCTGGTAGATCTGATCCATTTTTGGCAAAATACGATGCCAATGGAAATTTTTTGTGGGCACAAAGTGGAGGAAGCGATACGCTTGACCACGCTTATAATATGGAGGTAGACCAAGCCGGAAATGCGTATTTGTTGGGTAATTTTGCGGATACTAGTACCTTTTCCGGGCAAACCATTGAAAGCAAAGGTTTGCAAGATTTTTTTGTTGCCAAATATACCCCTACAGGTACGCTTGCCTGGATAAAATCGGGTGGAGGCAGTGGCAACGAAAGTGTGCAAACCAAAGCTGTAGTAGATGCAGCGGGCAATGTATACCTGGCGGGCTATTTCAATCAAAACATTTCTTTTGATGGGCAACAGCTTACTTCCAGTACTTCCATATTTGATATGTTTGTGGTGAAATACAATGCTCAGGGAAGCCTTCAGTGGGCGCAGGCAGGTAATTCATCGTTTGGCATAGTAGCTACCGGAATTGCGCTTGCGCCTACCGGGGATGTTTATGTAGGCGGTTGGTCGCAAGGGCAAACCTACCTGGGCACCAATCAACAATTGCTGCAAAGTGAAGGACTGGTAGGGTTTGTGGCGCAGTACACCCCCGATGGAATAGTAAAACAAATAGATAAAAAAATTACCGGACCTAAGGTTGTAAACTCCACTTGGCCATTCTGGGTAAACAACCTGAATATTGTGGGTCAAAACGAGCTTTACATGATTGGTGGATTGGCTACAACTGCTACCTATGGTAATACTACTTCGCTCACCAACAAAGGCAGTGTAGATGGGTATTTGGCCAAGTTTAGCAACAAAGGCACCGCTACCCTCACAGGCATTACAGGCACCGCAAATGGATGCGCTGGGGCTACTCAAAACTACCTGGCTACAGGAGTAAGCGGGGTGACCTCCTACAATTGGGAACTTTCGGCGGGGCTCGAAGAAGCAGGCACCGGAAGAACGGGTACATTTAGTACCAATACTCCGCAGGTTGCGGTGACGTTTCTGGCGGGCAATGCCAGCGGCACCATCAAAGTAAGCGGTACTGGAAGTTGCGGCGTTACTGCCGTGGTGACGCAAGCCGTGTCTATAGGTACAACGCCTACTGGCACGGGCACCATTACTGGAGCTGCTGCCGATTGTGCCAACCAAACCGCCTCTTTTAGCACTACTGCCATTGCAGGTGCCAGTCAATATATCTGGACTTTTACCCCTGACGACAGCAATATTGCGCCTACCATCACCACCACCAATACTCCTGCCTATAGTTTTGCCCTGAGCCATAGTGGGCAACTCACTGTAAAAGGAAGCAATAGCTGTGGCGAAGGTGCCTTGAGTAACCCTTTGGCGGTTATAGTACACCCATTGCCAGAAGTAACTGCTGGGTCAGCCAGTGTGACTACTTGTATGAATGCCATGGGAGGAGAACTTGCTTTTAACCTTGCTTTTAGCGGAGCAGCTACTTACACCGTGTTGAAAAACGGTGCCCTATACAACAATTTGGTAGACCAAACCGCTACCGCAGGAACCCTGAACCTGAGCAGTTTGCCCTTGGGTACTTACCAGGTAACCCTGACCACCGCCCAAGGCTGTGTAGCCACCAGTAGCAACACCGTAACCGACGGCAGCCCGGTCATTACAGGCATCGAAACGAGTGCCATTAGCTGCGATGCCAGCAAAATGGGCGTATTTGCCAACAGCAAAATCCGTTTTGACATTCGCACGGGTAAAGTACCCGCTGGCTTTGCCGACTATACCTATGCCTTGCTCGACGAACAGGGCAATGTAATCGTACCCGAAACCGTGATCAGCAACGCAGGCAATATACTGGCAGTAGACGATGTGGTATTGACAGTGCCCAATCCGGTGCAAGGTGCCGAGTATGCCCTGGTGCTAAAGGCTTACAAAAACCTGGACCCTGTAAGTACGGGCTGCACCACCTGTAGAGTAACCTATTGTGAAGCCCGTAAAAATATCAAATTTGCAACTTTGGGAATCAACGCCTCATTGCTTGGCGACGATCCTCAATACGTGTGTGATGCTGCGGGTACTAAAACTATTCAGTTTCAGGTAGGGGTTACTACCAACGACTTGAGCCTGGCGCCTGCTGGCGGATTTAAAATGGAGTTGTATAGCGAAAGCGCGGGACTGGTGGCCAGCAAAACCGAAGCTACCTTGCCCGCAAACAATAGCTGGAACATAGACAACATAGGAGTAGGTAAATATACCGCTTACTTTTATGGAGGTCTGAACAACTACAATTGTCAAAAAAAGGTGACATTTGAAGTAGAAGACCTGGAAGTAGACATTACGATGAATACCACCTCAGAAACTTGCCTGAATGCTCAAGATGGCAAAGCCAATGTGGTGGTGGTAGGCGCCAAAAAAGAGGTGACCTACGAATGGCAAAAAGCCGATGGTACAGTATTGAAAGACGACCAGGGCAATACAATTACTGCGGCAAGTATTGAAGACCTCGCTCCGGGCGACTATAAGTTAATAGTGACCGTAGGTGGCATTTGTCCCAACGAGAAACCCTTTACCATAGAGGCTTACAAACCGCTGGTAGAGTTGTTGGTGGCAGAAGTGGCGCTGCAAGAATGCGAAGTAGTAGCCCACGCTGAACTAACTACTGAGGGAGCAGCCCAATACCCCAATGGAGCGTATAAAATTACCTGGTATGAATTGCCCATTGACGATAGCTTTACCCCAGGCAACGAACAAGACTCCACCAAGTATGCTTTCATCTACGAAGCCACCGTATTGGCGGCTGTGTCGTCTACCGAACCCGATATAAAAGATACCATTCCGAGAGATAAAATGGAAAGTGAGGGTTGGTATTATATTGAGATAAGCGGACCAGACGGGTGTGTGGTCAAGGGTGAATATACCCACATTGAAAAACCACGCATAAAGCGGGTATATGACCTCAGCTTGCGCTGGAAAACACCAGAGGTAAAACCTAAAGAGCCTGAATTGCCCAGGTTTGAGTTTGATGTGGCGTTTCAAGATGCCAAAGAAACCATCAACACCCAAACCAGCAAGTGTATAGAAGACCAACAAGATGTATTGGCGGCTACGTTCAAAGCCAACTGTGTGGCGCCCGACGATGAACTATCGGTCACTTTTGAACAAAAGCAACACCACTACACCTTGTACTATTTTGACCGCGCCGGGCAACTGACCCAAACCGTGCCGCCAGCTGGGGTAAAGCCCTTAACTACGGCCACCCGCAGCCAACGCCCGGCACACACTATGCGCACTACTTACAACTACAACAGTTTGGGGCAAATGGTGAACCAACATACCCCCGATGGGGGCACCACCAACTTTGTGCACGATGACAAAGGGAGGATTCGCTTTTCGCAAAATGACAAACAAAAAGATGAAAATGCTTATGCTTATGTAAAATATGATGCCTTGGGCAGAACCATAGAGGCAGGGCGTGCCACCCAGTTTATCGACAATGGGCAAACCCTGGCCTTTCCAGCGAATGCCTTTGAGATTGGGCAGGTAAACCTGAATGATGTGTTGGCGGGCAACAATTCCTTCCCGAATACCGGGCTGAGCGAGCAGGTATTGAGCTTTTATAATGTGCCGGGCGCCTTTGCCAACGACCAACATACAGACAAAAATGCCTTTTACTTCAATGAAGCCAATACCCAGACCTATTTGCGCAACCGGGTGAGCTATACATTGGCGTATAACCAAGGCAGCACCGACCCCGTGCGCACTTATTTTAGCTATGATCCGCACGGCAATGTTACCTGGCTGGTGCAAGAAACCCCCGGCTTAGACAATGGCAAAACGGGCAGCGAAAAATTCAACTACCGCATGCACCTTGCCTACGACTACGACTTGATCAGTGGCAAAGTGCTCAAGGTGAGGTTCAACGACGATACCAGTCGTGCCGACCGTTTCTTGCACCGTTATGCCTACGACGAAGACAACCGATTGACCCTGGTAGAAACCTCGCGCGATGGCTATATTTGGGACAAAGACGCGAAGTATGACTATTACTTGCACGGACCGCTCAAGCGTACCGAATTGGGCGAAGATAAAATTCAGGGCGTAGACTATGCCTACACCATCCACGGGTGGATCAAGGGAATGAACAGCCCAATACTGGATGTAAACCAAGACTTGGGCGGCGATGGTAAATCGGGCAGTGCTTTTGCCCCCGATGTATGGGGTATGTCGCTTACTTTTTACGACGGCGATTTTGTCCACAACAACGGTAACTCGGCATTTGCCCATACTGGAGCCTATACTTTGAAACCGGGCGCCAATCGCAACCTCTACAATGGCAACATTGCTACCTGGACCAGTGCCTTGCGAGGGGTGAGCCAACACCAACAGATACAAAGGGCTTTTCAGTACAAGTACGACCGCCTGAACCGGATCAAAACGGCGCACATGTATGAGTGGAACGGCACCGCCTGGGCGACTGCGGCTACTAATAACGCCTTGCACACCAACTATAGCTACGATGGCAACGGCAACTTGCTGACCCTAAAACGCTACGACAAAACGGGTAGCTTGCTGGATGACTTGACCTATAGTTACAAAACCAAAACCATCAACGGCATTGCCCAGCCGATCAACCAACTGGACAAAGTGACGGATGCAGTGACGGGCAACAAAATTGAGAAAGAGGTGACGGGCACCAACCAGTATGACTACGATGACATAGGCAACCTGGTACACGACCACGCTGAAGACATTGTGATTGTGTGGAACATACAAGGCAAGGTAAGCGAGGTACGCCCTGCCACCGACACCTCCAAAAAGCCCCACATTCGCTATTGGTACGATGCCAGCGGCAACCGCCTCAAAAAAGAAGTGAGCTATTCGCCTACTATAGCGGCAGCCACTGATAACAGGGGAGGTTTTGTAAGAAGCTTTGCCGATGCCCCCGAAAAGGTGAAAGTGAGCTACTACACCCGCGATGTAGACGGCAACACCATGGCGATTTATGACCAGGCGTACGACCAAACCAATAGTACCTGGAAAACCACCCAAAAAGAGTTAAGTTTGTACGGCAGCGAGCGTTTGGGTACGGTAGAAACTAGTCAACCATTGAGCAATGTATCTGGTATTACCAATGCTGTAGCGCGTTTGGTGGGCGAAAAACGCTACGAGCTCAAAGATCATTTGGGCAATGTACGTTCGGTAGTGACCGACCAAAAACGTTATATAGAAGAAAACGGCTTATTTACCGAATATGCCAATGTACGTACCTTCAAAAACTACTACCCCTTTGGGATGAAACAGCCCGGCGATGAGATTGACCCGATGCTGACCCCGGCAAGCTTGCCTACTGCCTGGACAGTGGTTACTCAACAAGGGTGGGAAGGTGACCCTCAGCAAAACGCCCTTAAGGTGAGTTTGAGCACGACACCCACCACGGCATTGTGGGAGGTAAGTAAAACCCATGACTCGAAAGTACAAGGCACTTACCAAATTGGTTTTGACCTGGTGTTGGAAACCAACAGCGACAATCAGCTCACTATAACGGTCAAAGATTCGGTGAGTGGTCAAGTGCTCAAAGAGCAAGTGTTTACGACAGCGGGCAGCCACCAGGTAGGCTACCAGGCTATAGGCGACAAAACCCAGGTAGTGTTCAAACTGACCGACCCTACCCCTAATGTGGGGAGTTTGCTGGAAGTAGTGGGCATTACTTTTAATAAAACTGATTTTGGTGACTACCGTTATGGATTTAATGGCAAAGAGAACGATCAGGAGTGGGGCAAACTGATTCAGGATTATGGTGCAAGACTTTACAACCCTGCATTAGGACGGTGGTGGAGTGCTGATCCAAAAGAAAGCAAGTACCCTAGTTTAAGTTCTTATCATGCTATGGGTAATAATCCTATTATAACTATTGATCCTGATGGTAAAGAGAATATTGTTGTCATAGGTAATCAAGGTGTAACGTTGAGTGCTGATAGGCGAGCTTATCCTAATAACCCTGAAAAAAGTATGTTTCTTCAGGCAGGCATAGAAGAGGCAAGAACTTTAAAAAATAATAAAACGCAAAATGGTGAAGCTACCACTATCATTGTATATGAGGGTACTTATACAAAAATCCAACTTAGCTATTATAAGCGCATTGCTGCTGAATCAAAGGTTAACTTTATTGTTGTTAAAAATAACAAACAACTTGTTACCTATGTAAATAAAAGCGGAGGGTATGTCAACGGAAAGCGTTCAAAGCGATGGAAAGACTTAATTACTGATTTTAGTTATATTGGACACGCAGGACCTGAAGCTCTCTATACTGGTTATGAAGCAGACGGAAAAAAGAAAAGTATAAAGGAGAGTTTAGATCCTTGGAAAATCTCTTCTGAGGCTTTTCATAAAAATGCATTTTGCCATTTGAATGGTTGTGGTACAGGAGCAGATAAAATAGTACAAAGGAATGGTTCTGTAGTAAAAGGTGATTATGCGGTGTTCCTACGGTTTAAAGGTGGAAAGAAGTATAGAGGACTTGCAAGGTCTTTAAAAACTTATAGAACCCCTATTTATTGGAGATTTAACGGGGAGTATAAGCCATCAGTCTTTAGGTATGCACGTCCTATAAATCGGAAGTTTTTACTAAAGAAAAAGAAGTTAGGGCGAGAAAAAAATCCTACTAGGAATAATAACAATAATTTAAACACAGGAAGTCAAAAAAATACAAGAGTAAATGGGAGGGCTTTAAAGTAG
- a CDS encoding LysM peptidoglycan-binding domain-containing protein, whose amino-acid sequence MRYIVVVYLIFQTHFIFSQDSLSIFLKHPNDQLDLLVEGIQVSGSSVTYFKVFGDDFDIRLKLERYTKTVKFLQELVTERAVRQIYLSGNGANQSHASTLEVIFVFYYGKAQKDYSFYMSSKPKKNIVWRVITFWKRFLVEHGCKDSYQVHRVRKNETISSIARNYSLDPELLALFNDIYFDILRQLNNKLMDVLSIYEGKKKLLTNDKLLIPCLPKKVSKYE is encoded by the coding sequence ATGAGATATATTGTGGTAGTTTATTTAATTTTTCAGACACATTTTATTTTTTCACAGGATTCTTTGTCTATTTTTTTAAAACACCCTAATGATCAACTTGATTTATTAGTGGAGGGTATTCAGGTGTCTGGCTCAAGTGTTACATATTTTAAAGTGTTTGGGGATGATTTTGATATTCGTCTTAAACTGGAACGTTATACAAAAACAGTCAAGTTTTTACAAGAGTTAGTGACTGAAAGAGCAGTTCGGCAAATTTATTTGTCAGGAAATGGAGCTAATCAAAGTCATGCATCTACTTTAGAAGTCATTTTTGTTTTTTATTATGGGAAGGCTCAAAAAGATTACTCATTCTATATGAGTAGTAAGCCTAAAAAAAACATAGTATGGAGAGTTATAACTTTTTGGAAACGCTTCCTTGTTGAACATGGGTGCAAAGATTCATACCAAGTTCACAGAGTTAGAAAAAACGAAACTATTTCTTCTATTGCGAGAAATTATAGCCTTGATCCAGAGTTATTAGCTTTATTTAATGATATTTACTTTGATATACTAAGACAGTTAAATAATAAGCTGATGGATGTATTGAGTATTTATGAGGGCAAGAAAAAATTATTAACTAATGACAAATTACTTATTCCCTGCTTGCCAAAGAAGGTAAGTAAATATGAATAA